Proteins found in one Solitalea lacus genomic segment:
- a CDS encoding peptidase domain-containing ABC transporter, whose translation MSFPFFKQLDAMDCGPTCIRIIAKYYGRNYPLQYLREKCCINREGVSLLGISEASEQIGFRTIAVKINYEQLLGEATLPCIVHWKQNHFIVVYKIKGNKVFVSDPAKGLMQYTKQEFLQGWQGTSKDDLGIVLLMEPTNRFNEEHEELSQSLNFKSISGYFLKYRKLFGQLMLGLLAGTILQLVLPFLTQAVVDVGIATKDMQFIYLILAGQLMMFVGSTLVDFVRSWILLHISTRINLALLSDFLIKLMRLPLSYFDTKMIGDIMQRLGDHSRIESFLIGSTINIIFSIFNFVIFTFLMVAYDVNIFLIFLLGSIFYFSWGFLFLRARRNLDFKRFEISARNQSTTIQLVQGMQEIKMNNCETLKRWEWERIQAKLFKLNVRSLSINQLQQGGAFFINQSKNILITFLSAQAVVNGHLTLGGMLAVQYIIGQLNAPVQQFIQFIQSMQDAKISLERINEIHQMQDEEPVDKPLLTVLPENKSIVIKNLSYKYPGYDNEYVLKDINMYIPEGKTTAIVGMSGSGKTTLLKLLLKFYNPESGEIKVGEARLSNISHRHWRRNCGVVMQDGYIFSDTIANNIAVGEEHLNMKRLMHAVKVANIQEFIEALPLGYNTKIGAEGNGISQGQRQRILIARAVYKDPEFLFFDEATNALDANNEKAIMENMDEFFKGRTVVVVAHRLSTVKNADQIIVLDKGMITEIGSHEELTSAGGDYYKLVKNQLELGN comes from the coding sequence GTGTCATTTCCCTTTTTTAAACAATTGGATGCAATGGACTGTGGTCCTACTTGCATCCGGATCATTGCAAAATATTACGGAAGAAATTATCCCCTGCAGTATTTAAGAGAAAAATGTTGCATAAATCGTGAAGGTGTTTCGTTATTAGGCATCAGTGAAGCATCGGAACAAATAGGTTTTAGAACCATTGCCGTAAAAATCAACTATGAGCAATTACTTGGTGAAGCCACCCTTCCCTGCATTGTGCATTGGAAGCAGAATCATTTCATAGTCGTTTATAAAATCAAAGGAAACAAAGTATTTGTAAGCGATCCGGCTAAAGGGTTAATGCAGTACACCAAGCAGGAGTTTTTGCAAGGATGGCAAGGCACTTCTAAAGATGATTTAGGTATTGTCTTATTAATGGAGCCAACTAACCGTTTTAATGAAGAGCATGAAGAGCTGTCGCAAAGTTTAAATTTTAAAAGTATATCCGGGTACTTTTTAAAATACAGAAAACTGTTTGGGCAATTAATGCTGGGCTTATTGGCAGGCACGATTCTTCAGTTGGTCTTACCTTTTTTAACGCAAGCTGTAGTTGACGTTGGGATTGCCACCAAAGACATGCAGTTCATCTATCTGATTTTGGCAGGGCAGTTAATGATGTTTGTGGGTTCTACATTAGTAGATTTTGTGCGTAGCTGGATATTATTGCATATAAGTACTCGGATAAATCTTGCATTACTATCGGATTTTTTGATCAAACTAATGAGATTGCCGCTTTCTTATTTTGATACCAAAATGATCGGTGATATTATGCAACGATTGGGTGATCATAGCAGGATAGAATCTTTCTTAATAGGATCCACCATCAACATCATTTTTTCAATATTCAATTTTGTCATTTTCACCTTTTTAATGGTTGCCTATGATGTGAATATATTCTTGATTTTCTTGCTTGGTAGTATTTTCTATTTCTCTTGGGGTTTTCTTTTCCTACGGGCCCGAAGGAATTTAGATTTCAAACGCTTTGAAATTTCAGCGAGGAATCAAAGTACGACTATACAATTAGTACAGGGCATGCAGGAAATAAAGATGAACAATTGTGAGACTTTGAAACGTTGGGAGTGGGAGCGGATACAAGCAAAGCTATTTAAATTGAATGTAAGATCATTAAGCATCAATCAGCTTCAACAAGGCGGAGCTTTCTTTATTAATCAATCAAAAAATATACTCATTACATTTTTATCGGCTCAGGCTGTTGTAAATGGTCATTTGACCCTTGGAGGAATGTTGGCGGTACAATATATCATTGGGCAATTAAATGCGCCTGTGCAACAGTTTATTCAGTTTATTCAATCCATGCAAGATGCCAAGATCAGTTTGGAACGGATAAACGAAATACATCAAATGCAGGATGAAGAACCTGTTGACAAGCCTTTGCTTACTGTACTGCCTGAAAACAAAAGCATTGTAATAAAAAATCTTAGCTATAAATATCCGGGATATGATAATGAATATGTGCTGAAGGATATTAACATGTACATACCAGAAGGGAAAACAACGGCTATTGTGGGTATGAGTGGTAGTGGTAAAACCACCCTGTTAAAGCTCTTATTAAAGTTTTATAACCCCGAAAGCGGTGAGATAAAAGTTGGAGAAGCTCGATTAAGCAATATCAGCCACCGTCACTGGCGAAGAAACTGTGGTGTGGTGATGCAGGATGGTTATATTTTTTCAGATACAATAGCCAATAATATTGCGGTTGGAGAGGAGCACCTCAATATGAAACGTTTGATGCATGCAGTTAAAGTTGCCAATATTCAGGAGTTTATCGAAGCACTTCCATTGGGTTACAATACAAAAATAGGAGCTGAAGGAAACGGTATTAGTCAAGGGCAACGACAACGGATATTAATTGCCCGCGCTGTATACAAAGATCCTGAATTCCTCTTTTTTGATGAAGCAACCAATGCTTTGGATGCCAATAATGAAAAAGCAATTATGGAAAATATGGATGAGTTTTTTAAGGGAAGAACAGTTGTTGTGGTTGCCCACCGGCTAAGTACCGTTAAAAATGCCGATCAAATCATTGTGCTCGATAAAGGGATGATTACCGAAATAGGGTCACATGAAGAACTTACTTCTGCAGGTGGTGATTATTATAAATTGGTGAAAAACCAGTTGGAATTGGGAAATTAA
- a CDS encoding outer membrane beta-barrel protein, which produces MSNLLKVVVLACSLSLLVIAVNAQSKIQGSLKGKITTAQTNHGLESAMVMVYSLKDSTFHRGALTTKNGSYEIKSLSLGNYKLFVNYIGYKDAVKYFSITKELLNQQLDIKLDSAAAIGLNEVVIVGEAPPVKLKQDTVEFNAGSFKTKDGAVVEDLLKKLPGVEVEKDGSVNAHGQKILKVLVDGKPYFGNDPKIATKNLPANIIDKIQVIDKKSDQAQLSKVDDGEREKVMNVTIKKDKKKGTFGNATLGNGSDNSFSSNNRYEGGLNVNHFNNQQQFSILAMTNNTNKAGFSSSDVLDFAGSNPRGGATSFKVMSRGRSGDTYDLDNIFGGFGRSGLSRSNAGGLNFIDSFGKRLDMAGSYFFGNVNNGRDDKLRRNTIVQNQSLYYADNNTGNSESLNHTLNLNLEYRIDSMHTIKFTPNLGLRKNSSSGLSNYESLNANQQKINDGSQRTRSNSLSPNLNSNFFFGKRFKKKGRSFSATISNHWKDTETHSLNNSLSNYYSNGSQSIINQNLEQDNKNGNNSILLAYTEPLIKDYYLNLSYEFNNSIENSDRATYDFNSASNDYDLLNPELSIAYRTRTNYNKYGLNISTTKKKYGYTLGLVWQQNDLKGHSLTKDSVYRQRSFSLMPNANFKYTFSKNKRLEARYRGNVYQPSVYDLQPVTDNSNPLYLRLGNPNLKPELYNFVHIYYSYYDAASYSSFWASFNISNTFNKITYNSILDLESGKQTSKPENVSGNYNMFGYIMYGIPLKRLKTSLKANLSSSYSTEIKFVNGEKVSPNTLSCSGGLSFNYRYKELLEFDISSGADVNKTRYGQSTLKDVEFVKLNASSGFSYYFPKGFALSTDVTYFNNNSNVPGTNRNVTMLNASFYKEFLKDKRARITLQGLDLLNQNQSAYRNVLENQIEDRQTNVLQRYFMLSFTYKVSKFGGSQSKH; this is translated from the coding sequence ATGAGCAATCTACTAAAAGTGGTCGTGCTGGCATGCTCGCTGAGCCTTCTTGTGATTGCGGTAAACGCACAATCAAAAATTCAGGGATCATTAAAAGGAAAAATAACAACTGCCCAAACAAATCATGGCCTTGAATCGGCGATGGTAATGGTATATAGCCTAAAAGATTCCACCTTTCACCGCGGTGCACTTACCACTAAAAATGGTTCGTACGAAATCAAATCACTATCACTGGGGAATTACAAGCTTTTTGTGAATTACATTGGCTATAAAGATGCGGTGAAGTACTTTTCCATCACTAAAGAGCTATTAAATCAGCAGCTTGATATTAAACTGGATTCGGCGGCGGCAATTGGCCTCAATGAAGTGGTAATTGTTGGCGAGGCACCTCCTGTCAAACTAAAACAGGATACTGTTGAATTTAATGCCGGTTCCTTTAAAACCAAAGATGGAGCGGTTGTAGAGGACCTGCTGAAAAAATTGCCCGGCGTTGAAGTTGAAAAAGACGGCTCAGTAAATGCCCATGGACAAAAAATATTGAAAGTATTGGTTGACGGGAAACCTTACTTTGGCAATGATCCCAAGATTGCGACAAAGAACCTACCAGCCAATATAATTGATAAGATACAGGTAATTGATAAAAAATCAGACCAGGCACAACTCTCAAAAGTAGATGATGGGGAGCGAGAGAAGGTTATGAACGTTACCATCAAAAAGGATAAAAAGAAGGGCACTTTTGGCAATGCCACGCTGGGCAATGGCAGCGATAATAGTTTTAGCAGCAATAATCGCTACGAAGGCGGTTTAAACGTTAATCACTTTAACAACCAGCAGCAGTTCTCCATTTTGGCAATGACCAATAACACCAACAAAGCAGGATTCTCCTCTAGTGATGTTTTAGACTTTGCCGGTTCAAATCCGAGGGGAGGAGCTACTAGTTTTAAGGTAATGTCAAGAGGACGCAGCGGGGACACGTATGATCTGGACAATATCTTTGGTGGCTTTGGTCGCTCAGGTCTCAGTCGTTCAAATGCAGGAGGTTTAAATTTCATCGACTCCTTTGGCAAAAGGCTGGATATGGCTGGAAGTTATTTCTTTGGAAACGTAAATAATGGCCGCGACGATAAGCTGAGAAGAAACACCATTGTTCAAAATCAATCATTGTATTACGCTGATAATAACACCGGCAACAGTGAATCATTAAATCATACGCTGAACCTTAATCTGGAGTACCGCATTGACTCGATGCATACCATCAAGTTTACACCCAATCTTGGCCTACGGAAAAATAGTTCTTCGGGATTAAGCAACTATGAATCATTAAACGCCAATCAGCAAAAGATCAATGATGGTTCTCAGCGCACCCGTTCAAACTCGCTTTCGCCAAACCTGAACAGCAACTTTTTCTTTGGCAAACGGTTTAAGAAAAAAGGCCGCTCATTTTCGGCAACCATCAGCAATCACTGGAAGGATACAGAAACTCACTCATTAAATAATTCATTGAGCAATTATTATTCGAACGGCTCCCAAAGCATCATTAACCAAAACCTTGAGCAGGACAATAAAAACGGCAATAATTCCATTCTCCTGGCTTATACGGAGCCTCTTATCAAAGATTATTACCTCAATTTAAGTTATGAGTTTAACAACAGCATTGAAAACAGTGATCGAGCTACTTACGACTTTAACTCCGCAAGCAATGATTACGACTTATTGAATCCGGAGTTAAGCATTGCCTATAGAACCCGGACCAATTACAACAAATATGGCCTAAACATCAGCACTACAAAGAAAAAATACGGCTATACCCTGGGGCTTGTCTGGCAACAAAATGATTTAAAAGGACATTCGCTCACTAAGGACAGCGTTTACCGTCAGCGCAGTTTTAGCCTTATGCCGAATGCTAACTTTAAATACACTTTCTCGAAAAACAAACGCTTAGAGGCTAGATATAGGGGCAATGTTTACCAGCCAAGTGTTTATGATTTACAACCAGTAACCGATAATAGTAATCCTTTATATTTACGCTTGGGTAATCCCAACCTAAAGCCCGAGCTATATAATTTCGTTCATATTTATTATAGCTATTACGATGCGGCCTCTTACAGCAGCTTCTGGGCCAGCTTTAACATAAGCAATACCTTCAATAAAATTACCTATAACAGTATTTTAGACCTCGAAAGTGGCAAACAGACCAGCAAGCCTGAAAATGTTTCGGGCAATTATAATATGTTTGGCTACATTATGTATGGCATACCGCTAAAGCGCTTAAAAACTTCGCTCAAGGCCAATCTTTCATCGAGTTATTCTACGGAAATCAAATTTGTAAATGGTGAAAAAGTTTCGCCCAATACTCTTAGCTGCAGCGGAGGATTAAGCTTTAACTATCGTTATAAAGAATTGTTAGAATTTGATATTTCAAGCGGAGCAGATGTTAACAAAACCAGGTATGGCCAATCAACGTTAAAAGATGTTGAATTTGTTAAGCTGAATGCTTCATCGGGCTTTAGCTACTATTTTCCTAAAGGATTTGCACTGAGTACCGATGTAACTTATTTCAACAACAACAGCAATGTCCCCGGTACCAACAGAAACGTTACCATGTTAAATGCAAGCTTTTATAAAGAGTTTCTGAAAGATAAACGCGCCCGCATTACATTACAGGGGCTTGACTTATTGAATCAAAATCAATCGGCCTACCGTAATGTGCTCGAGAACCAGATTGAAGACCGTCAAACCAATGTATTACAACGGTATTTTATGTTAAGCTTTACGTATAAGGTGAGCAAATTTGGAGGTTCGCAATCAAAGCATTAA
- a CDS encoding vitamin K epoxide reductase family protein has product MLSVIKNFTGSRENCVTATDSLLQLLKVKVTGITLEKTLQEHPNYPSLLSVTDALTSWKIETLAIKVAPEKMQELPLPFMTQVKGDRHNYFAVVNKLDEGKITWQDPASAKWKTIPFDEFNKKSTGIVLLAEPLEQAGEKDYKSAYKSQLVKSIAPALLLILLTVYSFGLVINSFYTTGANALFPALLFTTKLVGVLITSLLLWYEFDKNNPLLQKICTGGSKTNCNAILQSKAAKAWGEITWSDLGFIYFTGGVVVLALSNLNKSMLSSLAWFNLLALPYIVYSLYYQGKIAKQWCRLCLGVQALLALEFIIASGGRFLFFEAALLNWSNVAAIVFSFLGTAAAWFTLKSYIVKAKNYKRTQLEFKRLKYNPQLFEALLHKQKAITHDPTGLGIVLGNPNAKMKIIKVCNPYCGPCASAHPIIDELIHLNEDVQVQIIFTASEDENDRRSQPVKHLLALNEKQDAQLIQQAMDDWYNNPKKDYETFAKKYLMNGELQKQGTRLQAMHEWSNKMEIAFTPTFFINGYQLPEFYSIQDLKNILAH; this is encoded by the coding sequence ATGCTTTCAGTCATTAAAAATTTTACCGGATCGAGAGAGAATTGTGTAACCGCTACTGATAGTCTGCTGCAATTATTAAAAGTAAAGGTGACGGGTATAACTTTAGAAAAAACCTTACAGGAACATCCTAACTATCCCAGTCTATTGAGCGTTACCGATGCTTTAACAAGCTGGAAAATTGAAACGCTGGCGATAAAGGTTGCTCCCGAAAAAATGCAGGAACTCCCGCTTCCTTTTATGACCCAAGTAAAAGGAGATCGTCATAATTATTTTGCGGTAGTAAACAAACTGGATGAAGGCAAAATAACTTGGCAAGATCCTGCATCAGCTAAATGGAAAACCATACCTTTTGATGAGTTTAATAAAAAATCGACAGGCATCGTATTATTGGCTGAACCTTTGGAACAGGCAGGCGAAAAAGATTATAAAAGCGCTTATAAAAGCCAATTGGTAAAATCCATTGCTCCAGCTCTCCTCTTAATACTTCTTACTGTTTACAGTTTTGGCTTGGTAATTAATTCCTTTTATACTACCGGAGCCAATGCCCTATTTCCGGCGCTCTTATTCACCACAAAACTTGTTGGAGTATTAATTACTTCACTTTTGCTATGGTATGAATTCGATAAAAACAATCCCTTATTGCAAAAAATATGTACAGGTGGAAGCAAAACAAACTGTAATGCAATTCTGCAATCTAAAGCGGCTAAAGCATGGGGCGAGATTACCTGGAGTGATCTCGGATTTATCTATTTTACAGGAGGAGTTGTTGTATTGGCATTAAGCAATCTTAACAAGAGCATGCTTTCATCTTTAGCATGGTTTAATTTATTGGCACTGCCTTATATAGTTTACTCACTTTATTATCAGGGGAAAATTGCCAAACAATGGTGCAGGTTGTGCCTTGGAGTGCAAGCTTTACTGGCATTGGAATTTATAATTGCATCAGGTGGCAGATTTCTTTTTTTCGAAGCGGCATTGCTTAATTGGTCCAATGTTGCAGCCATTGTTTTTTCGTTTTTAGGTACTGCAGCCGCATGGTTTACCTTGAAGTCATATATAGTAAAGGCAAAAAACTATAAGCGAACTCAGCTCGAATTCAAGCGTTTAAAGTACAATCCTCAACTATTTGAAGCTTTGTTGCACAAACAAAAAGCCATTACTCATGACCCAACTGGATTAGGGATAGTATTAGGCAATCCAAATGCTAAAATGAAAATTATAAAAGTTTGTAATCCTTACTGTGGGCCCTGCGCTAGTGCACATCCAATAATAGATGAACTCATACATTTAAATGAGGATGTTCAAGTGCAGATAATATTTACGGCATCTGAGGATGAAAATGATAGAAGATCTCAACCTGTAAAACATCTGTTGGCATTAAATGAAAAACAGGATGCCCAATTAATTCAGCAAGCAATGGATGATTGGTACAATAACCCCAAAAAGGATTACGAGACTTTTGCTAAAAAGTACCTCATGAATGGCGAATTGCAAAAACAAGGAACAAGATTGCAGGCTATGCATGAATGGAGTAACAAAATGGAAATTGCTTTCACTCCAACTTTTTTCATCAATGGTTATCAACTGCCGGAATTTTACTCCATTCAGGATCTAAAAAATATTTTGGCCCATTAG
- a CDS encoding HlyD family efflux transporter periplasmic adaptor subunit, with protein sequence MIRINKWEKLIEHDPAQYKQLGELQSAYQTFSAAFIQLKSYLHNGTYVQKKFLLQKELNSLHELRKSLLAQQNVLNSDYEIASKDFSVKEQLFNEKVIPLLEYKQEQSKYLNKRLPLENLRTSLINNNTSIVAKQQEILALDQQFTDQKSNFLQALNTLISSTDAWKKQYLLIASIAGSVTFPTVLHENQDVKTGQEIFYITPKNAGYYGELQLAQDNFGKIQIGQDVLISLASYPYEEYGKLKGRIAFISKTPNKEGLYQATVKLTTGLKTGNNIDLNFKNGMAGSAEIITKKIRLINKLLFTINKLLNKPGTNPTNPK encoded by the coding sequence GTGATTCGTATTAATAAATGGGAAAAACTAATTGAGCATGATCCCGCTCAATATAAGCAGTTAGGAGAGTTGCAATCTGCCTACCAAACATTTAGCGCCGCATTTATCCAATTAAAGTCGTATTTGCATAATGGAACTTACGTGCAGAAGAAATTTTTATTGCAAAAAGAATTAAATAGTCTGCATGAACTACGCAAAAGCCTGTTAGCACAACAAAATGTGCTAAACAGCGACTATGAAATCGCTTCAAAGGACTTTTCAGTTAAAGAGCAATTGTTTAATGAAAAAGTAATACCCTTGCTTGAATATAAGCAAGAGCAAAGTAAATATTTAAATAAGCGTTTACCACTTGAAAATCTGCGAACTTCCCTGATTAATAATAATACGAGCATTGTAGCCAAGCAGCAAGAAATTCTAGCACTAGATCAACAATTTACCGATCAAAAAAGCAACTTCCTTCAAGCCCTTAACACCCTGATAAGCAGCACTGATGCCTGGAAGAAACAATACTTATTAATTGCTTCAATAGCCGGCAGCGTAACATTTCCTACTGTACTACATGAAAACCAGGATGTGAAAACAGGACAGGAGATTTTTTATATCACTCCCAAAAATGCCGGGTATTATGGCGAACTGCAACTGGCTCAAGACAACTTTGGGAAGATTCAAATTGGCCAGGATGTATTAATCAGTTTGGCCAGTTATCCTTATGAAGAATATGGAAAATTAAAGGGTCGTATTGCATTCATTTCAAAAACACCCAATAAAGAAGGGCTATATCAGGCCACAGTTAAATTAACTACTGGTTTAAAAACAGGTAATAACATCGACTTAAACTTTAAAAACGGTATGGCAGGTAGTGCTGAAATCATTACTAAGAAAATCAGGCTCATTAATAAATTGCTATTCACCATTAACAAATTATTGAATAAACCGGGCACAAACCCTACAAATCCCAAATAA
- a CDS encoding peptidase domain-containing ABC transporter — translation MDCGPTCIRIIAKYYGRNYPLQYLREKCCINREGVSLLGISEASEQIGFRTIAVKINYKQLLSEATLPCIVHWKQNHFIVVYKIKGNKVFVSDPAKGLMQYTKQEFLQGWQGTSKDDLGIVLLMEPTNRFNEEHEELSQSLNFKSISGYFLKYRKLFGQLMLGLLAGTILQLILPFLTQAVVDVGIATKDMQFIYLILAGQLMMFVGSTLVDFVRSWILLHISTRINLALLSDFLIKLMRLPLSYFDTKMIGDIMQRLGDHSRIESFLTGSTINIIFSIFNFVIFTFLMVAYDVNIFLIFLLGSIFYFSWGFLFLRARRNLDFKRFEISARNQSTTIQLVQGMQEIKMNNCETLKRWEWERIQAKLFKLNVRSLSINQLQQGGAFFINQSKNILITFLSAQAVVNGHLTLGGMLAVQYIIGQLNAPVQQFIQFIQSMQDAKISLERINEIHQMQDEEPVDKPLLTVLPENKSIVIKNLSYKYPGYDNEYVLKDINMYIPEGKTTAIVGMSGSGKTTLLKLLLKFYNPESGEIKVGEARLSNISHRHWRRNCGVVMQDGYIFSDTIANNIAVGEEHLNMKRLMHAVKVANIQEFIEALPLGYNTKIGAEGNGISQGQRQRILIARAVYKDPEFLFFDEATNALDANNEKAIMENMDEFFKGRTVVVVAHRLSTVKNADQIIVLDKGMITEIGSHEELTSAGGDYYKLVKNQLELGN, via the coding sequence ATGGACTGTGGTCCTACTTGCATCCGGATCATTGCAAAATATTACGGACGAAATTATCCCCTGCAGTATTTAAGAGAAAAATGTTGTATTAACCGCGAAGGAGTTTCCTTACTTGGTATCAGTGAAGCATCAGAGCAAATAGGTTTTAGAACCATTGCAGTAAAAATCAACTATAAGCAATTGCTTAGTGAAGCAACCTTGCCCTGCATTGTGCATTGGAAGCAAAACCATTTCATAGTCGTTTATAAAATCAAAGGAAACAAAGTATTTGTAAGCGATCCGGCTAAAGGGTTAATGCAGTACACCAAGCAGGAGTTTTTGCAAGGATGGCAAGGCACTTCTAAAGATGATTTAGGTATTGTCTTATTAATGGAGCCAACTAACCGTTTTAATGAAGAGCATGAAGAGCTGTCGCAAAGTTTAAATTTTAAAAGTATATCCGGGTACTTTTTAAAATACAGAAAACTGTTTGGACAATTAATGCTGGGCCTGTTAGCAGGCACAATACTTCAGTTGATATTACCCTTTTTAACGCAAGCTGTAGTAGATGTTGGCATTGCCACCAAAGACATGCAGTTCATCTATCTGATTTTGGCAGGGCAGTTAATGATGTTTGTGGGTTCTACATTAGTAGATTTTGTGCGTAGCTGGATATTATTGCATATAAGTACTCGGATAAATCTTGCATTACTATCGGATTTTTTGATCAAACTAATGAGATTGCCGCTTTCTTATTTTGATACCAAAATGATCGGTGATATTATGCAACGATTGGGTGATCATAGCAGGATAGAATCTTTCTTAACAGGATCCACCATCAACATCATTTTTTCAATATTCAATTTTGTCATTTTCACCTTTTTAATGGTTGCCTATGATGTGAATATATTCTTGATTTTCTTGCTTGGTAGTATTTTCTATTTCTCTTGGGGTTTTCTTTTCCTACGGGCCCGAAGGAATTTAGATTTCAAACGCTTTGAAATTTCAGCGAGGAATCAAAGTACGACTATACAATTAGTACAGGGCATGCAGGAAATAAAGATGAACAATTGTGAGACTTTGAAACGTTGGGAGTGGGAGCGGATACAAGCAAAGCTATTTAAATTGAATGTAAGATCATTAAGCATCAATCAGCTTCAACAAGGCGGAGCTTTCTTTATTAATCAATCAAAAAATATACTCATTACATTTTTATCGGCTCAGGCTGTTGTAAATGGTCATTTGACCCTTGGAGGAATGTTGGCGGTACAATATATCATTGGGCAATTAAATGCGCCTGTGCAACAGTTTATTCAGTTTATTCAATCCATGCAAGATGCCAAGATCAGTTTGGAACGGATAAACGAAATACATCAAATGCAGGATGAAGAACCTGTTGACAAGCCTTTGCTTACTGTACTGCCTGAAAACAAAAGCATTGTAATAAAAAATCTTAGCTATAAATATCCGGGATATGATAATGAATATGTGCTGAAGGATATTAACATGTACATACCAGAAGGGAAAACAACGGCTATTGTGGGTATGAGTGGTAGTGGTAAAACCACCCTGTTAAAGCTCTTATTAAAGTTTTATAACCCCGAAAGCGGTGAGATAAAAGTTGGAGAAGCTCGATTAAGCAATATCAGCCACCGTCACTGGCGAAGAAACTGTGGTGTGGTGATGCAGGATGGTTATATTTTTTCAGATACAATAGCCAATAATATTGCGGTTGGAGAGGAGCACCTCAATATGAAACGTTTGATGCATGCAGTTAAAGTTGCCAATATTCAGGAGTTTATCGAAGCACTTCCATTGGGTTACAATACAAAAATAGGAGCTGAAGGAAACGGTATTAGTCAAGGGCAACGACAACGGATATTAATTGCCCGCGCTGTATACAAAGATCCTGAATTCCTCTTTTTTGATGAAGCAACCAATGCTTTGGATGCCAATAATGAAAAAGCAATTATGGAAAATATGGATGAGTTTTTTAAGGGAAGAACAGTTGTTGTGGTTGCCCACCGGCTAAGTACCGTTAAAAATGCCGATCAAATCATTGTGCTCGATAAAGGGATGATTACCGAAATAGGGTCACATGAAGAACTTACTTCTGCAGGTGGTGATTATTATAAATTGGTGAAAAACCAGTTGGAATTGGGAAATTAA